The genomic window TCAATTGGGACTAAAAGTTGCAATTGTTGAGCGTGAATCATTAGGTGGTATTTGTTTAAACTGGGGCTGTATCCCTACTAAAGCACTTTTAAAAAGCGCTCAGGTTTTCGAATATATTAATCATGCTGCTGATTACGGTATTACTACTGCCGGTGCAACCGCAGATTTTGCTGCTGTGGTGAAACGCAGCCGTGGTGTAGCGGATGGCATGAGTAAAGGCGTTCAATTTTTAATGAAAAAAAATAAAATTGACGTCATTATGGGAACTGGTAAAGTAAAACCAGGGAACAAATTAGAAGTTAAAGGTGCAGATGGTTCTCAACAAGAGCTAAGTGCTAAAAATATCATCATTGCTACAGGTGCCCGTTCAAGAGAATTGCCTAACCTGAAACAAGATGGCAAAAAAATTATCGGCTACCGCCAGGCAATGGTACTTCCTGAATTACCAAAAAGTATGGTAGTAGTAGGTTCTGGTGCTATCGGTGTAGAATTTGCTTATTTCTATGCTACCATGGGCACAAAAGTAACCATCGTAGAATTTATGGATAACGTTGTTCCGGTTGAAGACGAAGATGTTTCTAAACAATTGTTACGCAGCCTGAAAAAAGTAGGTATCGATGTCATGACATCAGCAAGTGTAGAATCTGTTGATACCAGCGGTGCAGGCTGTAAAGTTTCTGTTAAAACAGCTTCGGGTATGCAGACTATCGAGGCCGACATCGTGCTTTCAGCAGCAGGTATTGTAGCCAATATCGAAAACATCGGTTTAGAAGAAACCGGCATCAAAACAGAGAAAGGTAAAATCGTTACCGACGAATTCTACAATACTTCAGTTAAAGGTTATTATGCAATTGGTGATGTAGTAGGCGGTCAGGCACTTGCCCACGTGGCTTCTGCAGAGGGCATTATCTGTGTAGAAAAAATTGCTGGTCAGCATGCCGAGCCATTAGATTATAACAACATCCCGGGATGTACTTATTGCACCCCAGAAATTGCTTCAGTAGGTTATACCGAAAAGGCAGCAAAAGCAGCAGGTTACGAATTAAAGATTGGTAAATTCCCATTCTCTGCATCAGGTAAAGCAAGTGCTGCCGGTGCTAAAGATGGTTTTGTAAAACTAATTTTCGATGCTAAATACGGAGAATTATTAGGTGCACACATGATCGGTGCCAACGTTACCGAAATGATTGCCGAAATCGTAGTTGCCCGTAAATTAGAAACTACTGGCCACGAAATGATTAAATCTGTTCACCCTCACCCTACCATGAGCGAAGCCATTATGGAAGCTGCAGCTGATGCATACGGAGAAGTAATACACTTATAAGGTAGAAGGTTTAAAGGTGGAAGGCATAAGATGCCACATCGATAAGTAAAACCAATAACATTTACAAAAACCCTTTAGTTAAAGCTGAAGGGTTTTTGTATTTTTAACCAATTCCAGTCTTGATACTCGATACTAATTACTTGATACTACAAAAATGAAACTCCACACCATAAACACAGGCTTATTTAAATTAGATGGCGGCGCCATGTTTGGCGTTGTACCCAAGGCCATCTGGCAAAAAACCAATCCTGCCGATAGCAATAACCTTTGTACCTGGGCAATGCGCTGTTTATTGATAGAAGAAGGCAATCAGTTAATTTTAGTGGATACCGGGATTGGAAACAAACAGGACGAAAAATTTTTTAGTCATTATTACCTGCATGGAGATGATTCGATGGAAAAATCGCTGGCACAATTGGGCTTCAGTACGCCCGATATTACCGATGTTTTCCTCACACACTTACACTTCGATCATGTTGGCGGGGCAATAATAAGAGAAAACGAGAAACTGATACCAGCCTTTAAAAATGCACATTACTGGAGCAATGAAAAACATTGGCAATGGGCGGTAGAGCCAAATGCGAGGGAAAAAGCTTCTTTTTTAAAAGAAAACATTCTGCCGATCCAGGAAAGCGGACAGCTTAAATTTATTGATGAAAAAGAAAATATCGAATGGCAGAAAAATATCAACATCAGTTTTGCTTACGGCCATACTGATGCCATGATGTTGCCTAAAATCAATTACAAAGGCAGAACCATTGTGTACATGGCCGATCTTTTACCTTCGGTTGGTCACCTTCCCCTACCTTATGTAATGGCTTATGATATGTTTCCGTTAAAAACCTTGACCGAGAAACAAGCGTTTTTAGAAGAAGCCGTTAATAACAACTACATCTTATACCTGGAGCACGATCCGGTTAACGAATGCTGTACTTTACAAAGAACAGAAAAAGGAATCCGTGTTGCAGAAACTTTTAACCTGAACGATATTTAAATGATCAGATCAGCCAAGCCCACAGATGCAGAAGAAGTTGTACCCCTGATTATTCAGGCGATGGACAAGCTGGCTAAGAAATTAACCAATGTTGAAGATGATGAAATCATTAATCAGATCTTTAAACACTTCTTTCAACAAAAGGACAACCAATATAGTTACGAAAACACCTTAGTTTTTGAAGATGAGGGCAAAATTCTAGGATCTTTAAATGCCTACGATGGTGGAAAACTCCTAAAGCTTCGGCATCCATTTTTAGCATACCTGGCTGCGCATTACCAGGCCAATAACAACAATCAAGGCACCGAGACCCAAAACGGGGAATTTTACCTCGATACCATTAGTGTTAATCCAAATGCTCAGGGAAAGGGAATAGGAAAACAGCTCATTAAAGCAGGAATTGATTGGGCTGAACAACTTGGCCACCACAACATCGGCTTGTTGGTAAAACAAAACAATAACCGGGCATTAAAGCTTTACCAGAATATGGGCTTTGCTATTCAAAATGAAAAACAATTTATGGGCGGATTATACCATCATATGGTCTTTAAGCTCAAATAATACCCTCCCCATACCGCTTTTTCAACGCTAAACGCTCC from Flavobacterium sp. W4I14 includes these protein-coding regions:
- a CDS encoding dihydrolipoamide dehydrogenase (product_source=KO:K00382; cath_funfam=3.30.390.30,3.50.50.60; cog=COG1249; ko=KO:K00382; pfam=PF02852,PF07992; superfamily=51905,55424; tigrfam=TIGR01350), yielding MNYDVIVLGSGPGGYVAAIRASQLGLKVAIVERESLGGICLNWGCIPTKALLKSAQVFEYINHAADYGITTAGATADFAAVVKRSRGVADGMSKGVQFLMKKNKIDVIMGTGKVKPGNKLEVKGADGSQQELSAKNIIIATGARSRELPNLKQDGKKIIGYRQAMVLPELPKSMVVVGSGAIGVEFAYFYATMGTKVTIVEFMDNVVPVEDEDVSKQLLRSLKKVGIDVMTSASVESVDTSGAGCKVSVKTASGMQTIEADIVLSAAGIVANIENIGLEETGIKTEKGKIVTDEFYNTSVKGYYAIGDVVGGQALAHVASAEGIICVEKIAGQHAEPLDYNNIPGCTYCTPEIASVGYTEKAAKAAGYELKIGKFPFSASGKASAAGAKDGFVKLIFDAKYGELLGAHMIGANVTEMIAEIVVARKLETTGHEMIKSVHPHPTMSEAIMEAAADAYGEVIHL
- a CDS encoding glyoxylase-like metal-dependent hydrolase (beta-lactamase superfamily II) (product_source=COG0491; cath_funfam=3.60.15.10; cog=COG0491; pfam=PF00753; smart=SM00849; superfamily=56281) — its product is MKLHTINTGLFKLDGGAMFGVVPKAIWQKTNPADSNNLCTWAMRCLLIEEGNQLILVDTGIGNKQDEKFFSHYYLHGDDSMEKSLAQLGFSTPDITDVFLTHLHFDHVGGAIIRENEKLIPAFKNAHYWSNEKHWQWAVEPNAREKASFLKENILPIQESGQLKFIDEKENIEWQKNINISFAYGHTDAMMLPKINYKGRTIVYMADLLPSVGHLPLPYVMAYDMFPLKTLTEKQAFLEEAVNNNYILYLEHDPVNECCTLQRTEKGIRVAETFNLNDI
- a CDS encoding ribosomal protein S18 acetylase RimI-like enzyme (product_source=COG0456; cath_funfam=3.40.630.30; cog=COG0456; pfam=PF00583; superfamily=55729), whose product is MIRSAKPTDAEEVVPLIIQAMDKLAKKLTNVEDDEIINQIFKHFFQQKDNQYSYENTLVFEDEGKILGSLNAYDGGKLLKLRHPFLAYLAAHYQANNNNQGTETQNGEFYLDTISVNPNAQGKGIGKQLIKAGIDWAEQLGHHNIGLLVKQNNNRALKLYQNMGFAIQNEKQFMGGLYHHMVFKLK